The following proteins are co-located in the Triticum aestivum cultivar Chinese Spring chromosome 1A, IWGSC CS RefSeq v2.1, whole genome shotgun sequence genome:
- the LOC123069229 gene encoding WAT1-related protein At5g64700, whose translation MAVVAMADGGGKKPYVVAVAIQVINTGTFVVSKAAFDSGMNTYIFVFYRLAAATAVLLPIAVIDCACRRSRSTTSTPAHTMSCRLIFKLFIYALLGNTFTLNVYHASLKQTSPTVASAATNSMPVVTFLLALVLRMETIKFQRPSGLGKLAGVALCLAGVLVIAFYAGPSIRPLAHHPVFAQKTQNVGNGVWIRGTFLLILSCTTWSLWITLQVPLLKEYPNKLMATALQCMFGALQSFVVAVVVERDFTKWKLGLDIGLLAVLYSAFLGTGALMYLQAWCAEMSGPVFVVMWSPLAFVFTIFSSSFFLGEVVHLGSILGGILLVGGLYSVLWGKSNERKNMILPVMPEKSQGQGDGDGATTQEKHRETNLTSQV comes from the exons ATGGCCGTCGTCGCCATGGCCGACGGCGGTGGCAAGAAGCCGTATGTGGTCGCTGTGGCAATCCAGGTCATCAACACGGGCACCTTTGTCGTCTCCAAGGCCGCCTTCGACAGCGGCATGAACACCTACATCTTCGTCTTCtaccgcctcgccgccgccaccgcggtcCTCCTCCCAATCGCGGTTATCGACTGTGCCTGCCGCCGGAGCCGATCAACAACCTCAACACCAGCACACACGATGTCATGCCGACTGATCTTCAAGCTCTTCATATATGCCTTGCTCGG GAACACCTTCACCCTCAACGTGTACCACGCGAGCCTGAAGCAGACCTCCCCAACGGTGGCTTCGGCAGCCACCAACTCCATGCCCGTGGTCACCTTCCTCCTCGCGCTGGTTCTGAGGATGGAGACAATCAAATTTCAACGGCCTTCTGGTTTAGGCAAGCTCGCAGGTGTAGCACTCTGCCTCGCCGGAGTGCTTGTCATCGCCTTCTACGCCGGCCCGTCCATACGCCCCCTCGCCCATCACCCTGTCTTCGCTCAAAAGACGCAGAATGTCGGCAATGGAGTGTGGATCAGAGGCACATTCCTTCTCATCCTCTCTTGCACAACCTGGTCTCTCTGGATTACCCTGCAG GTTCCGTTGCTTAAAGAATATCCAAATAAGCTGATGGCCACGGCGCTGCAATGCATGTTTGGTGCGCTCCAGTCCTTCGTCGTGGCTGTGGTGGTTGAGAGGGACTTCACCAAATGGAAGCTTGGGCTGGACATTGGCCTCCTTGCGGTCCTCTACTCG GCCTTCTTGGGGACGGGTGCGTTGATGTACCTACAAGCATGGTGCGCGGAGATGAGTGGTCCGGTGTTTGTCGTGATGTGGAGTCCATTGGCTTTCGTTTTTACTATCTTTAGCTCATCATTCTTCCTCGGAGAAGTTGTCCACTTGGGGAG TATTTTGGGTGGGATTCTATTAGTTGGTGGTCTATATAGCGTGCTATGGGGTAAAAGCAACGAAAGGAAAAATATGATACTACCAGTGATGCCAGAGAAAAGTCAAGGtcaaggagatggagatggagcgaCAACACAGGAAAAGCACCGAGAGACAAACCTAACATCACAAGTATAA